The Callospermophilus lateralis isolate mCalLat2 chromosome 3, mCalLat2.hap1, whole genome shotgun sequence genome has a segment encoding these proteins:
- the Ndufaf1 gene encoding complex I intermediate-associated protein 30, mitochondrial has translation MALVHKFLNGTCILRNYLKPSAALHSFWGIYFANYCSNSLQKPVAASGRASQERRTEEGVQRHHQKEVALDITSPEEKPEMNFDKAIKDELKDHFRRLKDEIMNHWVGPEGRPLHDVLLEQAKVVWQFRGKEDLDKWIVTSDKTIGGRSEVFLKMGKNNQSALLYGTLSSEPPQDGESSQSGYCAMISRIPRGAFEKKKSYDWSQFNTLYLRIRGDGRPWMVNIKEDTDFIQRKNQMYSYFMFTRGGPYWQEVKIPFSKFFFSNQGRIRDAQYQLLLDKISTIGFTLADKVDGPFFLEIDFIGVFADPAHREEFAYENSPDLNPRLFK, from the exons TTGGGGTATTTACTTTGCAAACTATTGTTCCAATAGTCTTCAGAAACCAGTGGCTGCTTCTGGCAGAGCCTCCCAGGAGAGGAGGACTGAAGAGGGTGTTCAAAGACATCACCAGAAAGAAGTTGCTTTGGATATAACTTCTCCTGAAGAGAAGCCTGAAATGAATTTTGATAAAGCAATTAAAGATGAATTAAAGGACCATTTTAGACGTTTGAAGGATGAAATCATGAATCACTGGGTGGGACCAGAAGGCCGCCCATTGCATGATGTCTTGCTGGAACAAGCCAAGGTTGTCTGGCAGTTCCGTGGAAAAGAAGATTTGGATAAGTGGATAGTCACTTCTGATAAGACGATTGGAGGCAGAAGTGAAGTGTTCTTGAAAATGGGCAAGAATAATCAAAGTGCACTGCTCTATGGAACTCTGAGCTCTGAGCCACCTCAGGATGGGGAGAGTAGCCAAAGTGGGTACTGTGCAATGATATCCAGGATTCCAAGG GGTGCTTTTGAGAAGAAGAAGTCTTATGATTGGTCCCAGTTCAACACTCTGTATCTCCGTATCCGTGGGGATGGCCGACCTTGGATGGTGAATATCAAAGAGGACACAGACTTTATCCAAAGGAAAAATCAGATGTACAGTTACTTCATGTTTACCCGTGGAGGGCCCTACTGGCAGGAAGTCAAG ATTCCTttttccaaatttttcttctCAAATCAAGGAAGAATCCGGGATGCCCAGTACCAGCTTTTGCTTGACAAG ATCTCCACTATAGGATTCACGTTGGCTGATAAAGTGGATGGTCCATTCTTTCTGGAAATAGATTTTATTGGTGTGTTTGCTGATCCAGCCCACAGAGAAGAATTTGCTTATGAAAATTCTCCAGATCTTAACCCAAGACTTTTCAAATAG